Proteins from a genomic interval of Candidatus Binataceae bacterium:
- a CDS encoding acyl-CoA dehydrogenase family protein, with product MIGFDLSDEQKMIRETVAAFAIEEIRPAARPADESGTIPLALIAKGWELGLVRGAIPEEFGGYGDARSAVTGAITVEELAYGDLAIAMHMLAPQLLAYPLIEAGSPSQRAQFLPQFAVDAFVPASAALMEPRFDFEPSLMETTARRDGGGFILNGDKCYVPLAAQSASMLIYAATDREKGYAGVDAFIVPRNTAGLAVSAREKNMGLKALETFEMKLTDCRVGSEARLGGESGINFTRQLSQSRVAMAAMAVGVARAAYDYARAYAKERKAFGVPIATKQAIAFMLAEMAIELDATRLLVWDAASRLDKGDNALKESSQARNYAAQSCLAIADNALQVLGGHGYIREHPVELWLRNARCFGVLEGLATA from the coding sequence ATGATCGGATTCGATCTCAGTGACGAGCAGAAGATGATCCGCGAGACCGTCGCGGCCTTCGCGATCGAGGAAATCCGCCCGGCGGCGCGGCCTGCTGACGAATCCGGCACGATCCCGCTTGCCCTAATTGCCAAAGGCTGGGAGTTGGGCTTGGTGCGCGGCGCAATTCCGGAGGAGTTCGGCGGCTACGGCGACGCCCGTTCGGCCGTGACCGGCGCGATCACGGTCGAGGAGCTGGCCTACGGCGACCTCGCGATCGCGATGCACATGCTGGCGCCGCAACTGCTCGCCTATCCGCTGATCGAAGCCGGCTCGCCGTCGCAGCGGGCGCAATTTTTGCCGCAGTTCGCGGTAGACGCCTTCGTTCCCGCCAGCGCCGCCCTGATGGAGCCGCGATTCGACTTCGAGCCGTCGCTGATGGAGACGACGGCGCGGCGCGACGGCGGCGGCTTCATTCTGAACGGCGACAAGTGTTACGTCCCGCTGGCCGCGCAGTCCGCGTCGATGCTGATCTATGCGGCCACGGATCGCGAGAAGGGCTACGCGGGTGTCGATGCGTTCATCGTGCCGCGCAACACTGCAGGACTTGCCGTCTCGGCGCGCGAAAAGAACATGGGGCTCAAGGCGCTCGAGACCTTCGAGATGAAACTGACGGATTGCCGCGTCGGGTCGGAGGCGCGGCTAGGCGGCGAGTCCGGGATCAATTTCACTCGGCAGTTGAGCCAGTCGCGGGTCGCGATGGCGGCGATGGCGGTCGGTGTCGCGCGCGCGGCATACGACTATGCACGGGCCTATGCGAAGGAGCGCAAGGCTTTCGGCGTGCCGATCGCGACCAAGCAGGCGATCGCCTTCATGCTCGCCGAGATGGCGATCGAACTCGACGCCACGCGGCTGCTGGTCTGGGACGCGGCGTCGCGGCTCGACAAGGGCGACAACGCGCTGAAGGAAAGTTCGCAGGCGCGCAATTACGCGGCGCAGTCGTGCCTGGCGATCGCTGACAACGCGCTCCAAGTGCTCGGCGGCCACGGTTATATCCGCGAACATCCGGTCGAGCTGTGGCTGCGCAACGCGCGCTGCTTCGGCGTGCTCGAAGGGCTGGCGACGGCGTGA
- a CDS encoding acyl-CoA dehydrogenase family protein — MIDFELEPQALKLTKMYHVAATQMMRPISREYDENEHVEPRQFWATMWSLQSAGATAGESNAADKPADPTTGTISNTRTLVTCITAEELCWGDAGLFISIPGGGLGGAAVAAAGSPEQRERFLCRFREGKPKWGAMAITEPGCGSDSAAVTTTAMRDGDHYVINGTKIFCTSGQMAAEKSEGFVVVWATLDRKVGRAAIKPFVVEHNTPGMTVVRVENKLGIRASDTAMLTFDNCRVPADHLLGSAEVRGEGGGFKDVMATFDATRPIVAAMALGVGRAALDFVRDFLDEQKIEVRYGLSPRRLSALERDFMEMEVQLKAARLLTWRAAWMLDAGMRNSLEASMAKAKAGRAVTLITQKAVELLGPLGYSRSQLVEKWMRDAKINDIFEGTQQINLLIVARRILDYSSKELN, encoded by the coding sequence ATGATCGATTTTGAACTCGAACCCCAGGCGCTCAAGCTGACGAAGATGTACCACGTGGCGGCCACGCAGATGATGCGGCCGATCTCGCGCGAATACGACGAGAACGAGCATGTCGAGCCGCGCCAGTTCTGGGCGACGATGTGGTCGCTGCAGAGCGCCGGCGCCACGGCCGGGGAGTCCAACGCCGCCGACAAACCGGCGGATCCCACAACTGGCACGATCTCGAATACACGCACGTTGGTCACCTGTATCACAGCAGAGGAGCTATGCTGGGGCGATGCCGGACTCTTCATCTCGATTCCCGGCGGCGGACTCGGCGGCGCCGCGGTCGCGGCGGCGGGCAGCCCGGAGCAGCGCGAACGCTTTCTGTGCCGCTTTCGCGAAGGCAAGCCGAAGTGGGGCGCGATGGCGATCACGGAACCGGGTTGCGGTTCGGACTCGGCGGCGGTCACCACCACCGCGATGCGCGACGGCGATCACTATGTGATCAACGGGACCAAGATTTTCTGCACCTCAGGCCAAATGGCGGCCGAAAAGTCCGAGGGCTTCGTCGTGGTCTGGGCCACGCTCGACCGCAAGGTCGGCCGCGCCGCGATTAAGCCCTTCGTCGTCGAGCACAACACCCCCGGCATGACCGTCGTGCGGGTCGAGAACAAGCTCGGTATCCGCGCTTCCGACACCGCGATGCTGACCTTCGACAACTGCCGCGTGCCGGCGGACCATCTGTTGGGGAGCGCTGAAGTCAGGGGTGAAGGCGGTGGTTTCAAGGACGTGATGGCGACCTTCGACGCGACCCGTCCGATCGTCGCGGCGATGGCGTTGGGGGTCGGCCGCGCGGCGCTGGATTTCGTCCGCGATTTCCTCGACGAGCAGAAGATTGAGGTTCGCTATGGGCTCTCACCACGACGGCTGAGCGCGCTCGAGCGCGACTTCATGGAGATGGAGGTGCAGCTCAAGGCGGCGCGCCTGCTGACCTGGCGGGCGGCCTGGATGCTCGATGCTGGAATGCGCAACAGCCTCGAAGCCTCGATGGCCAAGGCGAAGGCGGGGCGCGCGGTCACGCTGATTACACAAAAGGCCGTCGAGTTGCTCGGGCCGCTCGGCTACTCACGCAGCCAGCTCGTCGAAAAGTGGATGCGCGACGCGAAGATCAACGACATCTTCGAGGGTACGCAGCAGATCAATCTGCTGATCGTCGCGCGGCGAATTCTCGATTACAGCAGCAAGGAACTGAACTGA
- a CDS encoding acyltransferase, translating into MVRIRWLDGIKGLAILWIAYFHGFEAYLNRRLPSPLESHYFARFLRQADPQSAGALIARVGQAIFAAVAGVGFHAVGVFIVMSGFGLSYSLARSGGPRGGWRGWYRSRLVRLFPMYWAAHLLYLLSPFQARLEPIDYRFVLSFLGDRVVPIYYIFYYLNPAWWYFGLILELYVVFPLLFSLMRRVGAGWFLTLCVAETVVSRYVLLFVLHTSGYYLLGAFFGCRLWEFALGMALAVWYQRDRARVDRRLFSWGGLAAGAATYTAGLYSYGSPLAYTLTDGLIGTGLFVILANLAWSARRFARIERAITYVGMWSYGLYLIHQPYMIYFGERMRWATMAEFTVAAIPLIALLAIALSGLERIINRITDYVLARPERRAAQAA; encoded by the coding sequence GTGGTACGGATCCGCTGGCTCGACGGCATTAAGGGCCTCGCCATCTTGTGGATCGCTTATTTCCACGGCTTCGAGGCCTACCTTAACCGGCGGCTGCCCTCGCCGCTCGAGTCTCATTACTTCGCGCGCTTCCTCCGTCAGGCCGATCCGCAGTCGGCGGGCGCGCTAATCGCGCGAGTGGGTCAAGCGATCTTCGCTGCGGTTGCGGGCGTCGGCTTTCACGCAGTCGGCGTCTTTATCGTGATGAGCGGTTTCGGGCTGAGCTACTCGCTGGCGCGCAGCGGCGGACCGCGCGGCGGCTGGCGCGGATGGTATCGCTCACGCCTGGTGCGGCTGTTCCCGATGTACTGGGCGGCGCATCTGCTCTATCTGCTTTCGCCCTTCCAGGCGCGCCTCGAACCGATCGACTATCGCTTCGTGCTGAGTTTTCTGGGCGATCGCGTCGTGCCGATCTACTACATTTTCTACTATCTGAATCCGGCTTGGTGGTACTTCGGGTTAATCCTCGAGCTCTACGTGGTTTTCCCTCTGCTGTTCAGCCTGATGCGGCGGGTGGGCGCGGGCTGGTTTCTCACGCTGTGCGTCGCGGAAACCGTCGTTAGCCGCTACGTCCTGCTCTTCGTGCTGCACACCTCCGGCTACTATCTGCTCGGCGCATTCTTCGGCTGCCGGCTATGGGAATTCGCGCTCGGGATGGCGCTCGCGGTCTGGTATCAGCGGGATCGCGCTCGCGTTGACCGGCGTCTCTTCAGTTGGGGCGGGCTGGCGGCCGGCGCCGCGACCTATACGGCCGGGCTTTACAGTTACGGCTCGCCGCTGGCGTACACGTTAACCGACGGGCTGATCGGCACCGGGCTCTTCGTGATTCTGGCGAATCTCGCCTGGAGCGCGCGCCGCTTTGCGCGGATCGAAAGAGCGATCACCTACGTGGGGATGTGGTCTTACGGACTTTACCTGATCCATCAGCCTTACATGATCTACTTCGGAGAGCGGATGCGCTGGGCGACGATGGCCGAGTTTACCGTTGCCGCGATCCCGCTGATTGCGCTGCTCGCGATCGCCTTGAGCGGCCTCGAGCGCATCATTAACCGAATTACCGATTATGTCCTCGCGCGGCCCGAACGCCGCGCGGCGCAGGCCGCGTGA
- the pgeF gene encoding peptidoglycan editing factor PgeF, with protein sequence MASAHLDRNFNAPAGTLVPLDLPAITHGFMNRGGGVSVGAYRSFNLARWVGDDPLAVAENWRRWQAAHPAMAPALLQQVHGIEVRTIGRDYGSARATGDGAVTHERGIALCIFTADCVPILLADAEHGVVGALHAGWRGALANIAAAGVRAMTAIGARAGAITAALGPAISSCCFEVDEELAARFADQIPCAPRHTRRGSPSKAFLDLRGIVAEQLADCGVNPARILQSGPCTKCANDRYFSRRASGAPSGLQMSFIGLTR encoded by the coding sequence ATGGCTTCCGCGCACCTTGACCGCAACTTCAACGCACCGGCGGGTACGCTTGTACCGCTGGATCTCCCGGCGATCACGCACGGCTTCATGAATCGCGGCGGCGGGGTGAGCGTCGGCGCGTATCGCTCGTTCAATCTCGCGCGCTGGGTCGGCGACGATCCGCTTGCGGTCGCGGAGAACTGGCGGCGCTGGCAGGCGGCCCACCCGGCGATGGCACCCGCACTCCTGCAGCAGGTCCACGGGATCGAAGTCCGGACTATAGGTCGTGACTATGGCAGCGCGCGCGCGACCGGCGACGGCGCGGTAACGCACGAGCGCGGGATCGCGCTATGCATCTTCACGGCCGATTGCGTGCCGATCCTGCTGGCCGACGCTGAGCATGGCGTCGTCGGCGCGCTCCACGCCGGCTGGCGCGGGGCGCTCGCAAATATCGCGGCCGCCGGGGTTCGTGCGATGACGGCGATCGGCGCGCGGGCCGGCGCGATCACCGCGGCGCTCGGTCCGGCAATCAGTAGCTGCTGCTTCGAGGTCGATGAGGAATTGGCGGCGCGCTTCGCGGATCAGATTCCTTGCGCGCCGCGTCATACGCGACGTGGCTCGCCGAGCAAGGCGTTTCTCGATCTGCGCGGGATCGTCGCCGAGCAGTTGGCGGATTGCGGCGTGAATCCGGCGCGGATTCTGCAGAGCGGACCGTGTACTAAATGCGCGAACGATCGTTATTTCTCGCGCCGCGCGTCTGGAGCTCCGAGCGGCCTGCAGATGAGTTTTATCGGCCTGACGCGGTGA
- a CDS encoding ABC transporter substrate-binding protein has translation MIDRLTPHVLLCALIMTIGLATSAWSSAPPAADPLTQVRQGVSDVIAVFHADQMPLAERREKLRILAARYFDFADMARSALGYHWRTLSQAQREQFVPIFTAFIQDAYLSKLQDYTVSKVQEEAKTATITFTREQFDGPDYAEVSSSVVLRDQQDPLTIDYLMHRSGGVWRIYDLTVDAISVIANYRNQFRRVIDNDGYDSLVVQLKAKQEQLRQYMEQPPQSGDAAGKSGQK, from the coding sequence ATGATTGATCGATTAACCCCTCATGTATTGCTGTGCGCGCTGATCATGACAATCGGTCTCGCCACCTCGGCGTGGTCGTCGGCTCCGCCGGCAGCGGATCCCCTCACGCAAGTGAGGCAGGGCGTGAGCGACGTCATTGCGGTCTTTCACGCGGATCAGATGCCGCTCGCCGAGCGTCGCGAGAAACTGCGCATCCTGGCGGCGCGTTACTTCGACTTCGCGGACATGGCGCGCTCGGCGCTCGGCTATCATTGGCGCACCCTGAGTCAGGCGCAACGCGAGCAGTTTGTCCCGATCTTCACTGCCTTCATTCAGGACGCCTACCTTAGCAAGCTCCAGGATTACACCGTGAGCAAGGTTCAGGAGGAGGCCAAAACCGCAACGATTACCTTTACCCGAGAGCAATTCGACGGCCCCGATTATGCCGAGGTCTCAAGCAGCGTCGTGCTCCGCGACCAACAGGATCCCCTGACGATCGATTATCTGATGCATCGGAGCGGCGGTGTCTGGCGGATTTACGACCTCACCGTGGACGCGATCAGCGTAATCGCCAACTACCGCAATCAGTTCAGGCGAGTCATTGATAACGACGGCTATGACAGCCTCGTCGTTCAGCTCAAGGCCAAACAGGAACAGTTGCGCCAATACATGGAGCAGCCGCCGCAGAGCGGAGACGCAGCGGGCAAATCCGGGCAAAAGTGA
- a CDS encoding OmpA family protein: protein MHKKLGFGLLWVAAFSLIAGCGTMTPEKKKYCLLGAAAGALAGGGTGALVADQAGGKKRNYEIGVPLGVVVGGLLGGVIGCAMAPAPEAPPPPPPPPPPPPPPPPPPAPAKIVLRGVHFNFDKSFIREVDKPVLDEAAETLKANAGVKVDVNGYCDAIGGEKYNLKLSQRRSESVAAYLEDKGIPASQLVPQGFGKTNFVATNKTKEGRAENRRVELVPLEQ from the coding sequence GTGCATAAAAAACTTGGTTTCGGTCTGCTGTGGGTGGCAGCCTTCTCACTCATCGCCGGATGCGGCACGATGACGCCGGAGAAGAAGAAGTACTGCTTGCTTGGCGCCGCGGCTGGCGCTCTCGCAGGCGGCGGCACGGGCGCATTGGTTGCCGATCAGGCCGGCGGTAAGAAGCGCAACTACGAGATCGGCGTACCGCTTGGCGTAGTCGTCGGTGGTCTGCTGGGTGGTGTGATCGGCTGTGCGATGGCGCCAGCCCCGGAAGCCCCACCGCCACCGCCACCACCTCCGCCGCCACCACCACCACCTCCGCCGCCTCCCGCGCCGGCGAAGATCGTGCTCCGTGGCGTGCATTTCAACTTCGACAAGTCCTTTATCCGCGAAGTTGACAAGCCGGTGCTGGACGAGGCGGCCGAGACGCTTAAGGCGAATGCCGGAGTCAAGGTCGACGTCAACGGCTATTGCGACGCGATCGGTGGCGAGAAGTACAACCTGAAGCTGTCGCAGCGCCGCTCGGAGTCGGTCGCCGCGTACCTCGAGGACAAGGGCATTCCGGCATCTCAGTTGGTGCCGCAAGGCTTCGGCAAAACCAACTTCGTCGCGACCAACAAGACGAAGGAAGGTCGCGCGGAAAATCGACGAGTCGAGCTCGTCCCGCTCGAACAGTAA